One genomic window of Actinoplanes lobatus includes the following:
- a CDS encoding FAD binding domain-containing protein, whose protein sequence is MRPAVVEYVAARTLEEVLAALADGETAVLAGGQSLILELTAQDAAPRRVVDINEVAGLDMLTESGGFVRVGPLIRHREFESDTIGGAIGDLMRTVVRHLGHPPIRARGTMLGSLANANPAAEWPALAVAVGAQLDLIGPRGCRTVAAGEFFTGPFTTVRRPDELLLEARLPVLATGTGTGYAEDRRGTVYPQAAAMAAVTVTGGVVGAASIGLVNAGPCPVRGRAAEQALTGTEFSDAAISAAAEAAAEVDATTDRRAFQTLTRRALTRARDRLQGASSIGAR, encoded by the coding sequence ATGAGACCTGCGGTCGTCGAATACGTCGCCGCGCGCACCCTGGAGGAGGTGCTGGCCGCGCTGGCCGACGGGGAGACCGCGGTCCTCGCCGGTGGCCAGAGCCTCATCCTGGAGCTGACCGCGCAGGATGCGGCGCCCCGCCGGGTGGTCGACATCAACGAGGTGGCCGGGCTGGACATGCTCACCGAGTCCGGCGGGTTCGTCCGGGTCGGGCCGCTGATCAGGCACCGTGAGTTCGAGTCGGACACGATCGGCGGGGCGATCGGCGACCTGATGCGCACCGTGGTGCGGCACCTCGGGCACCCGCCGATACGCGCCCGCGGCACGATGCTGGGGAGTCTGGCGAACGCGAATCCGGCGGCCGAGTGGCCCGCCCTGGCGGTGGCGGTCGGCGCGCAACTGGACCTGATCGGGCCGCGGGGCTGCCGGACCGTGGCGGCCGGCGAGTTCTTCACCGGGCCGTTCACGACCGTACGCCGTCCGGATGAACTGCTGCTGGAGGCCCGCCTGCCGGTGCTGGCGACGGGCACCGGCACCGGCTACGCGGAGGACCGCCGGGGGACCGTCTATCCGCAGGCGGCCGCCATGGCCGCGGTCACGGTGACCGGCGGCGTGGTCGGCGCGGCGTCGATCGGCCTGGTCAACGCCGGCCCGTGCCCGGTACGCGGGCGGGCCGCGGAACAGGCGCTGACCGGGACGGAGTTCTCGGACGCGGCCATCTCGGCCGCCGCGGAGGCGGCCGCCGAGGTCGACGCCACCACCGACCGGCGGGCCTTCCAGACGTTGACCCGCCGGGCGCTGACCCGGGCCCGGGACCGTCTTCAGGGTGCTTCGAGCATCGGGGCCAGGTAG
- a CDS encoding (2Fe-2S)-binding protein: MPEHTFRVNGAQVTVDVDSDVRLLWVLRDILGVTGPKYGCGINVCKACTSHLNGRAFNPCAVPVRDLGPGDEVTTIEGLAATAGADLHPMQQAWLDHDVVQCGYCQPGQIMAAVDLVRRVAAEGREITDADLDGIRNICRCGTYARIREAIRAAAASGG; encoded by the coding sequence GTGCCTGAGCACACCTTCCGGGTCAACGGTGCGCAGGTCACCGTCGATGTCGACAGCGACGTGCGCCTGCTGTGGGTGCTGCGCGACATCCTCGGCGTCACCGGCCCGAAGTACGGCTGCGGCATCAACGTCTGCAAGGCCTGCACCAGCCACCTCAACGGGCGCGCGTTCAACCCGTGCGCCGTACCGGTCCGCGACCTGGGCCCCGGCGACGAGGTGACCACCATCGAAGGCCTGGCCGCCACCGCCGGAGCCGACCTGCACCCGATGCAGCAGGCCTGGCTCGACCACGACGTGGTGCAGTGCGGCTACTGCCAGCCCGGCCAGATCATGGCGGCCGTCGACCTGGTGCGCCGGGTCGCCGCCGAAGGCCGGGAGATCACCGACGCCGACCTGGACGGCATCCGCAACATCTGCCGGTGCGGCACCTACGCGCGCATCCGGGAGGCGATCAGGGCGGCCGCCGCCTCCGGCGGTTAG
- a CDS encoding TetR/AcrR family transcriptional regulator, with amino-acid sequence MSMLGRALADAFEPADPGDEVTARLLDAAYDQFCRMGIRRSTMEDVARRAGVSRITAYRRFATKDLLVEHVVRREFRRYFDQFLLDIAEARTAADRVVVGFVSSLQAFRSNPLIGGLMSAEPDLLVPSMISDGGETLSTVQKFVAGQLRREQEAGYISERVDVNLVAEMWTRLSASFLAIPSRVVDLDDTEQLRDLARRYLAPMLEAP; translated from the coding sequence ATGTCGATGCTGGGACGCGCCCTGGCCGACGCCTTCGAGCCGGCCGACCCCGGCGACGAGGTCACCGCCCGGCTGCTCGACGCGGCCTACGACCAGTTCTGCCGGATGGGCATCCGCCGCTCCACCATGGAGGACGTCGCCCGCCGCGCCGGCGTCTCCCGGATCACCGCGTACCGCCGCTTCGCCACCAAGGATCTGCTGGTGGAGCATGTGGTCCGGCGCGAGTTCCGGCGCTACTTCGACCAGTTCCTGCTGGACATCGCCGAGGCCCGGACCGCCGCCGACCGGGTGGTGGTGGGTTTCGTCAGCTCGTTGCAGGCGTTCCGGAGCAATCCGCTGATCGGCGGCCTGATGTCCGCCGAACCCGACCTGCTGGTCCCGTCGATGATCAGCGACGGCGGCGAGACCCTGTCCACGGTCCAGAAGTTCGTCGCCGGGCAGCTACGCCGCGAGCAGGAGGCCGGTTACATCTCCGAGCGGGTCGACGTGAACCTGGTGGCCGAGATGTGGACCCGCCTGTCCGCCTCGTTCCTGGCCATCCCCAGCCGGGTCGTCGACCTCGACGACACCGAACAGCTGCGCGACCTGGCCCGCCGCTACCTGGCCCCGATGCTCGAAGCACCCTGA
- a CDS encoding acetylxylan esterase, whose translation MSSIAEPDGFDAFWKATLDTARGPVLLEVTPGPDDLPLFECFDVTFGGFGGDPIRAWYTRPSSHGADLPAVVEFAGYGRGRGLPFERLTWPAAGYAHLLMDVRGQGDQYGCGGDTPDPRPYSSGGPGPVTRGILDPYDYYYRRLITDAVRAVDAVRALPGVDPARVAVAGNSQGGGLAIAVAGLVPDLTAVLASAPFLCDIRHAVDLTGAEPYGAIATYLSVHRDAADTVWHTLSHFDGVHFAHRATAPGHFGIGLRDTVCPPDTGFAAVDRWQPPHETRVYPFNGHEGGEAYHVRDQLRWLRDLVTR comes from the coding sequence ATGTCCTCCATCGCCGAACCCGACGGCTTCGACGCCTTCTGGAAGGCCACCCTGGACACCGCCCGCGGCCCGGTCCTGCTCGAGGTGACGCCCGGCCCGGACGACCTGCCGCTGTTCGAATGTTTCGACGTGACTTTCGGTGGGTTCGGTGGTGACCCGATCCGGGCCTGGTACACGCGGCCGTCATCACATGGCGCGGACCTGCCGGCCGTCGTCGAGTTCGCCGGGTACGGCCGTGGCCGTGGCCTGCCGTTCGAACGGCTCACCTGGCCCGCCGCCGGCTACGCCCACCTGCTCATGGACGTGCGCGGGCAGGGCGACCAGTACGGCTGCGGCGGCGACACCCCCGACCCGCGCCCGTACTCCTCCGGCGGTCCCGGCCCGGTCACCCGCGGCATCCTCGACCCGTACGACTACTACTACCGCCGCCTCATCACCGACGCGGTCCGGGCCGTCGACGCCGTCCGCGCCCTGCCCGGCGTGGACCCGGCCCGCGTCGCGGTGGCCGGCAACAGCCAGGGCGGAGGGCTGGCGATCGCCGTCGCCGGCCTCGTCCCCGACCTGACCGCGGTGCTCGCCTCGGCCCCGTTCCTCTGCGACATCCGCCACGCCGTCGACCTCACCGGCGCCGAGCCGTACGGCGCGATCGCCACCTACCTGTCCGTGCACCGCGACGCCGCCGACACGGTGTGGCACACCCTGTCGCACTTCGACGGCGTCCACTTCGCGCACCGGGCCACCGCACCCGGCCACTTCGGCATCGGCCTGCGTGACACGGTCTGCCCGCCGGACACCGGTTTCGCGGCCGTCGACCGGTGGCAGCCGCCCCACGAGACGCGGGTGTACCCGTTCAACGGCCACGAGGGCGGCGAGGCGTACCACGTACGCGATCAGCTCCGCTGGCTCCGTGACCTGGTCACCCGATAG
- a CDS encoding ISAs1 family transposase — protein MPALPSSLISSLSCAPALTVPETAGGLVAVLDCLPDPRARRGVRHRLTAVVIAAVCAVIAGCRSYTAIAEWVADVPASTALALGIAPDRRPSEAMIRRLLQALDAQLLTTAIAVWLVGRAETSTSRQAIAVDGKTLRGSRTGDSTARHLLAACDQNAGMVLASTDIDSKTNEITRFAPLLDQIGDLRDAVITADAMHCQREHVDYLAERGAHWILTVKGNQPHLHKQLSRLPWRQVPQAARQDDRGHGRREIRTLRIVTVAAGIDFPHAVQALQIRRRRRRLDQPRRFTTQTVYAITDLHVHQAKPAQLAAWIRGHWTIENKIHWVRDVTYAEDRSQIRTGTGPHVMAALRDAAISALRAAGTTNIAAATRHHARDSNRPLTLLGLI, from the coding sequence ATGCCCGCACTGCCATCATCGCTGATCTCCTCTTTGTCCTGCGCACCGGCTCTGACCGTGCCCGAAACCGCTGGCGGCCTGGTGGCAGTGCTCGATTGCCTGCCTGATCCGCGGGCACGTCGTGGGGTCCGGCACCGGTTGACGGCGGTAGTGATCGCAGCAGTCTGTGCCGTGATCGCCGGCTGCCGTTCCTATACGGCGATCGCCGAATGGGTCGCCGACGTTCCGGCCTCGACAGCTCTCGCCCTGGGTATCGCCCCTGACCGGCGCCCCTCTGAAGCGATGATCCGCCGATTGCTGCAGGCCCTCGATGCGCAGCTGCTGACCACGGCGATCGCTGTCTGGCTCGTAGGCCGGGCCGAGACCTCGACAAGCCGGCAGGCCATCGCGGTCGACGGCAAGACACTGCGCGGATCCCGCACCGGCGACAGCACCGCCCGGCACCTGCTGGCCGCCTGCGATCAGAACGCCGGCATGGTCCTGGCCAGCACCGATATCGACAGCAAGACCAATGAGATCACCCGATTCGCGCCTCTGCTGGACCAGATCGGCGACCTACGAGACGCCGTGATCACCGCCGACGCGATGCACTGCCAGCGCGAACACGTCGACTACCTCGCCGAACGGGGCGCCCATTGGATCCTGACCGTCAAAGGCAACCAACCGCACCTGCACAAACAGCTCTCCCGTCTGCCCTGGCGGCAAGTCCCGCAAGCTGCCCGCCAGGATGACCGCGGCCACGGCCGCCGGGAGATCCGCACCCTGAGGATCGTGACCGTCGCCGCAGGCATCGACTTCCCGCATGCCGTCCAAGCCCTGCAGATCCGCCGTCGTAGACGCCGCCTCGACCAGCCACGGCGCTTCACCACCCAAACCGTCTACGCCATCACCGACCTACACGTCCACCAGGCAAAACCTGCCCAACTGGCAGCCTGGATCCGCGGGCACTGGACCATCGAAAACAAGATCCACTGGGTTCGCGACGTCACCTACGCAGAAGACCGCAGCCAAATCCGTACCGGCACCGGACCACACGTCATGGCCGCCCTCCGCGACGCTGCCATCAGCGCATTACGGGCAGCCGGAACCACCAACATCGCCGCCGCCACCCGCCATCACGCCCGCGACAGCAACCGCCCGTTGACACTCCTCGGCCTCATTTAG
- a CDS encoding LacI family DNA-binding transcriptional regulator — MTEPESGPATIAVIADEVGVSAATVSKVLNGRADVAARTRARVEESLERHGYRRRNRRLPAVTGHIDLVFHEFDSAWAMEVIQGVEAVTAPARVELVVSQLGGRHRPPPHWADDVLGRSPLGVLLVLCSLTDTQRRQLDRQRIPFVVLDTDSATAASVPTVGSNNFNGGLLATRHLVELGHRRIAVISGPQDVLCSRARVAGYRSALDETGLPADPELVRYGLFTGHTGYQHGLELLDRPDPPTAIFAGSDMQAMGVIRAARKLGLQVPADLSVVGYDNVPMAAWAATALTTVDQHVQTMAGTAARMLLDLAQGAPVPMTRIDLVTELVVRESTAAPRSS; from the coding sequence ATGACCGAGCCGGAGTCCGGGCCCGCCACCATCGCCGTCATCGCCGACGAGGTCGGCGTCTCCGCGGCGACCGTGTCCAAGGTGCTCAACGGCCGCGCCGACGTGGCCGCCCGGACCCGGGCCCGGGTCGAGGAGAGCCTGGAACGGCACGGTTACCGGCGGCGCAACCGCCGGCTCCCGGCCGTCACCGGGCACATCGACCTGGTCTTCCACGAGTTCGATTCGGCGTGGGCGATGGAGGTGATCCAGGGCGTCGAGGCGGTCACCGCCCCGGCCCGGGTCGAGCTGGTGGTCTCCCAGCTCGGCGGCAGGCACCGGCCGCCCCCGCACTGGGCCGACGACGTGCTCGGCCGCAGCCCGCTCGGCGTGCTGCTGGTGCTGTGCAGCCTCACCGACACCCAGCGCCGCCAGCTGGACCGGCAGCGGATCCCGTTCGTCGTGCTGGACACCGACAGCGCCACCGCCGCCAGCGTGCCCACGGTCGGCTCCAACAACTTCAACGGCGGCCTGCTCGCCACCCGGCACCTGGTGGAGCTCGGCCACCGGCGGATCGCCGTCATCTCCGGGCCCCAGGACGTGCTGTGCAGCCGGGCCCGGGTGGCCGGCTACCGGTCGGCGCTCGACGAGACCGGCCTGCCGGCCGACCCGGAGCTGGTGCGCTACGGCCTGTTCACCGGCCACACCGGCTACCAGCACGGTCTCGAACTGCTGGACCGCCCGGACCCACCGACCGCCATCTTCGCCGGCTCCGACATGCAGGCGATGGGCGTCATCCGGGCCGCCCGCAAGCTCGGGCTCCAGGTCCCGGCCGACCTGTCCGTGGTCGGCTACGACAACGTGCCGATGGCCGCGTGGGCGGCCACCGCGCTGACCACCGTCGACCAGCACGTGCAGACGATGGCCGGCACCGCCGCCCGGATGCTGCTCGACCTGGCCCAGGGCGCGCCCGTCCCGATGACCCGGATCGACCTGGTCACCGAGCTGGTGGTCCGGGAGAGCACCGCGGCGCCCCGGAGCTCATGA
- a CDS encoding oxygenase MpaB family protein, which yields MLRAGAAAAAIFAVPSRAQAAAALPWSSQWDAEADPVSAELLDSGAVPEVNRLLWNWTRNDQPLPDGLPGYLVEFIEKARQLPSWADRAKLETAATFNKSRGLYLNLLNGVGGGMLSTAIPKEAWSVYYSKGGADMEDRVAKTSLLGFSVGSLNAYRPDGDCIVQAVKTRLVHAAVRHLLQQSPHWKWSVPISQEDILVTWHTLPTYAMRKLREWQVPISAADSQAYLHVWQVTAHMLGVRDEYIPATWAAANAQSDQVLPPNMGPTREGVELTDILLSQLAEQTSPASISRPLVNALARYLVGDQVSDWDQIEREPIWGPLVANAWPLLVKFREKLIPLPLVPEVAWVLDEAARQYILLFLTKAQQTKIEIPTINRPEG from the coding sequence ATGCTGAGGGCCGGCGCGGCAGCCGCGGCGATCTTCGCGGTTCCCTCGAGAGCGCAGGCAGCGGCGGCGTTGCCGTGGAGCAGCCAGTGGGACGCCGAAGCCGACCCGGTCTCGGCCGAGCTGCTCGACAGCGGCGCGGTTCCCGAGGTCAACCGGCTGTTGTGGAACTGGACCCGCAACGACCAGCCGCTGCCCGACGGACTGCCCGGATACCTGGTCGAGTTCATCGAGAAGGCGCGGCAGCTGCCGTCCTGGGCGGACCGCGCCAAACTCGAGACGGCGGCCACCTTCAACAAGTCCCGCGGTCTCTATCTCAACCTGCTCAACGGTGTCGGCGGCGGCATGCTGAGCACGGCCATCCCCAAAGAGGCGTGGTCGGTCTACTACTCCAAAGGCGGCGCCGACATGGAGGACCGGGTCGCCAAGACCAGCCTCCTCGGCTTCTCGGTCGGCTCGCTCAACGCGTACCGGCCGGACGGCGACTGCATCGTCCAGGCGGTCAAGACGCGACTGGTCCACGCAGCGGTGCGGCACCTGCTGCAACAGTCGCCGCACTGGAAGTGGAGCGTCCCGATCAGCCAGGAGGACATCCTGGTCACCTGGCACACGCTCCCCACGTACGCGATGCGCAAGCTGCGGGAATGGCAGGTCCCGATCAGCGCCGCCGACTCCCAGGCCTACCTGCACGTCTGGCAGGTCACCGCGCACATGCTCGGGGTGCGCGACGAATACATCCCGGCCACCTGGGCGGCCGCCAACGCCCAGTCCGACCAGGTGCTCCCGCCCAACATGGGACCCACCCGGGAGGGCGTCGAGCTCACCGACATCCTGCTCAGCCAGCTCGCCGAGCAGACCAGCCCGGCCAGCATCAGCCGGCCGCTGGTCAACGCCCTGGCCCGGTACCTGGTCGGCGACCAGGTGTCCGACTGGGACCAGATCGAACGCGAGCCGATCTGGGGGCCGCTGGTCGCGAACGCGTGGCCGCTGCTGGTCAAGTTCCGGGAGAAGCTCATCCCGCTGCCCCTGGTGCCCGAGGTCGCCTGGGTGCTGGACGAGGCCGCCCGGCAGTACATCCTGCTGTTCCTGACCAAGGCCCAGCAGACCAAGATCGAGATTCCGACGATCAACCGGCCCGAAGGATGA
- a CDS encoding molybdopterin cofactor-binding domain-containing protein has protein sequence MTTSRRRFLGYVLAAPVLVAAASPASLGEAAAASLGEAQAAELLDLNDIMTAAALPTSGLIAVEINADGTVSFALPRAEVGQGITTSTAMLIAEELAVPLHRVKITLADARPELLFNQMTGGSNTTIATYTPIRVAAAVARQRLLAAAADEFGSSDLRLADGVISTRDGRRIGIGELATKAASPRTLAVPVELTAKDDFTVIGRPHGRIDARDAVTGRKKFAMDVTVPGAKPAMVCRPPTINGKPGTVANLDEVRAMPGVTDVVTISTGVAVRADTFGQCIDAVRALRVTWKPGTVEGQSDTTVARELASAELPLGPRPITPYVEGRFTFHFRSNSALEPNCAIADVRGGRAEIWSALKSPIVAKQSIAARLGLPVSAVTVHVTEGGGSFGRKLFFDAALEAAELSQKLGKAVKLMWHRADDSRQGRTHPMATSRVRIAYAGNLVLGFEQRHTSVTTDLGHGLGELFTAMAAKLPIGDKAFAQTFFQFSHTSPYDFGLHSRLLSETGKGFNTGSMRNVYSPDTTCARELVVDQVAARMGRDPYRFRHDLLRGDRSRAVLRAVAETGGWGRTLPAGVAQGIAFHSEYKGVSACLVEIDCRPETVNRPIRDGVAGPRVTRAVFAVDVGLAVNPLGLEAQMMGCVMDGIALALTSSLHLRDGYFLEASWDNYFYTRQWNTPPDLRIIIMPSDSDQPGGAGELGVSAAMAAVACAYGRATGTMPTTFPINHGTLSFVPKPTVPPIPASPVDGLDHVR, from the coding sequence ATGACGACATCCCGGCGACGGTTCCTGGGATATGTGCTGGCGGCCCCCGTCCTGGTGGCCGCCGCCTCCCCGGCTTCACTCGGGGAGGCGGCGGCAGCTTCACTCGGGGAGGCGCAGGCCGCTGAACTGCTCGACCTCAACGACATCATGACGGCCGCCGCCCTGCCCACCTCCGGGCTGATCGCGGTGGAGATCAACGCCGACGGTACGGTGTCGTTCGCCCTGCCCAGAGCCGAGGTGGGGCAGGGCATCACCACCTCCACGGCCATGCTCATCGCGGAGGAACTGGCCGTACCCCTGCACCGGGTGAAGATCACCCTGGCCGACGCCCGCCCGGAACTGCTGTTCAACCAGATGACCGGCGGCTCGAACACGACGATCGCCACGTACACCCCGATCCGGGTGGCCGCGGCGGTCGCCCGTCAGCGCCTGCTCGCCGCCGCGGCCGACGAGTTCGGCTCCAGCGACCTGCGGCTCGCCGACGGCGTCATCAGCACCCGCGACGGGCGCCGGATCGGCATCGGTGAACTGGCCACCAAGGCGGCCAGCCCGCGCACCCTCGCCGTACCGGTGGAACTCACCGCGAAGGACGACTTCACCGTCATCGGCCGCCCGCACGGCCGCATCGACGCCCGCGACGCCGTCACCGGCCGCAAGAAGTTCGCCATGGACGTGACCGTGCCCGGCGCCAAACCCGCCATGGTGTGCCGGCCACCGACCATCAACGGCAAACCCGGCACGGTCGCCAACCTCGACGAGGTACGCGCCATGCCGGGCGTCACCGACGTGGTCACCATCTCCACCGGCGTCGCCGTCCGCGCCGACACGTTCGGCCAGTGCATCGACGCGGTCCGCGCACTGCGCGTCACCTGGAAGCCGGGCACCGTCGAGGGACAGTCCGACACCACCGTCGCACGCGAGCTGGCATCGGCCGAACTACCCCTCGGCCCGCGACCGATCACCCCGTACGTGGAAGGCCGGTTCACCTTCCACTTCCGCAGCAACAGCGCCCTGGAACCCAACTGCGCGATCGCCGACGTCCGCGGCGGCCGCGCCGAGATCTGGTCGGCCCTCAAATCCCCGATCGTCGCCAAACAGAGCATCGCGGCCCGCCTCGGGCTGCCGGTCAGCGCCGTCACCGTGCACGTCACCGAGGGCGGCGGCTCGTTCGGCCGCAAACTGTTCTTCGACGCCGCCCTGGAAGCCGCCGAGCTGTCCCAGAAACTCGGCAAGGCCGTCAAACTCATGTGGCACCGCGCCGACGACTCCCGGCAGGGCCGCACCCACCCGATGGCCACCTCCCGGGTCCGCATCGCCTACGCCGGAAACCTGGTTCTCGGCTTCGAACAGCGGCACACCAGCGTCACCACCGACCTCGGCCACGGCCTCGGAGAGCTGTTCACCGCCATGGCCGCCAAACTGCCGATCGGCGACAAGGCGTTCGCCCAGACGTTCTTCCAGTTCAGCCACACCTCGCCGTACGACTTCGGACTGCACAGCCGGCTGCTCAGCGAGACCGGCAAAGGCTTCAACACCGGCAGCATGCGCAACGTCTACTCACCCGACACCACCTGCGCCCGCGAACTCGTCGTCGACCAGGTCGCCGCCCGGATGGGCCGCGACCCGTACCGGTTCCGGCACGACCTGCTGCGCGGCGACCGCTCCCGGGCCGTCCTGCGGGCGGTGGCGGAAACCGGGGGATGGGGGCGGACCCTGCCGGCCGGAGTGGCCCAGGGCATCGCCTTCCACTCCGAGTACAAGGGCGTCAGCGCCTGCCTCGTCGAGATCGACTGCCGGCCCGAGACGGTGAACCGGCCGATCCGCGACGGCGTGGCCGGACCCCGGGTGACCCGGGCCGTTTTCGCCGTCGACGTGGGTCTCGCCGTGAATCCACTCGGCCTGGAGGCACAGATGATGGGTTGTGTGATGGACGGCATCGCGCTGGCTCTCACCTCCAGCCTGCACCTGCGCGACGGCTACTTCCTCGAGGCCAGCTGGGACAACTACTTCTACACCCGGCAGTGGAACACCCCGCCCGACCTGCGGATCATCATCATGCCCAGCGACTCCGACCAGCCCGGCGGCGCCGGCGAACTGGGCGTGTCGGCGGCCATGGCGGCGGTCGCCTGCGCCTACGGACGGGCCACCGGCACCATGCCGACCACCTTCCCGATCAACCACGGCACCCTGTCGTTCGTGCCGAAACCGACCGTCCCACCGATTCCCGCCTCCCCGGTCGACGGACTCGACCACGTCCGATGA
- a CDS encoding response regulator transcription factor, protein MRILLVEDDRRVGAVMTTMLQRRGYAVEHAATATAALEAAPCDLVLLDLNLPDGDGIDVCRVLRARNENLGIIAVTARGEERDRVTGLRVGADDYVVKPFSMAELQARIEALLRRTMRSAPAPAQVVEVGPLCIDPGARSVTVDGEPVNLTRKEFDILASLARQPGVALTRERIMLDVWQTTWSGKHTLEVHVASLRNKLGDPDLVQTVRGVGYRLRST, encoded by the coding sequence ATGCGGATCTTGCTGGTGGAGGACGACCGCCGGGTGGGCGCGGTGATGACCACGATGCTGCAACGGCGCGGCTACGCGGTGGAACACGCCGCCACCGCCACCGCGGCGCTCGAGGCCGCCCCGTGTGACCTCGTGCTCCTGGACCTCAACCTGCCCGACGGCGACGGCATCGACGTGTGCCGGGTGCTGCGCGCCCGCAACGAGAACCTCGGCATCATCGCCGTCACCGCCCGCGGTGAGGAACGCGACCGGGTGACCGGCCTGCGAGTCGGCGCCGACGACTACGTGGTCAAGCCGTTCTCGATGGCCGAACTACAGGCCCGCATCGAGGCCCTGCTGCGGCGAACCATGCGGTCGGCCCCCGCGCCGGCCCAGGTGGTCGAGGTCGGCCCGCTGTGTATCGACCCAGGCGCCCGCAGCGTCACCGTTGACGGCGAGCCGGTCAACCTCACCCGCAAGGAATTCGACATCCTGGCGTCTCTGGCCCGCCAGCCCGGGGTGGCCCTCACCCGCGAGCGCATCATGCTCGACGTCTGGCAGACCACCTGGTCCGGCAAACACACCCTGGAGGTCCACGTCGCCTCCCTGCGCAACAAACTGGGCGACCCCGACCTGGTCCAGACCGTCCGAGGAGTCGGCTACCGCCTCCGCTCCACCTGA
- a CDS encoding oxygenase MpaB family protein, whose translation MSIAAPAQAQTLWTWSPTGSVAGAGAGADPRWVWDEEADPLVASLIERGDVPQVNALLRTWKKNGQPLPDGLPADLRDFMERARQLPSWADPAKLDLAVKFNEKRGLYLGVLYGLASGMMSTVIPKEALAVYYSQGGADMKDRISKTAKLGYDIGAVNAYKPDGEMIVTAVKTRLVHAAVRHLLPQSPYWTPVAEEDIPISQADIMVTWHSLPTTVMRKLTDWKVPIPAAESAAFLHSWQVGAHMLGVEDEYIPNSWAEANSQAEQVLDPILRPTPEGIKLADILLNLGAPIDAGILSAPILGAFTRFMLGDEIANWLKIPRELIWDPLLKTAWGPFIAVREGLLPFPLAPKAYWLFDEFLRKAALLFLSEAKPISIEIPLTNRPATSHG comes from the coding sequence ATGAGCATCGCCGCGCCGGCACAGGCACAGACACTGTGGACCTGGTCCCCCACCGGATCCGTGGCCGGCGCGGGCGCCGGGGCCGACCCGCGATGGGTGTGGGACGAAGAGGCCGACCCGCTGGTCGCATCCCTCATCGAGCGCGGCGACGTACCCCAGGTCAACGCCCTCCTGCGGACCTGGAAGAAGAACGGCCAGCCGCTGCCCGACGGGCTCCCGGCCGACCTGCGCGACTTCATGGAACGCGCCCGGCAGCTGCCGTCCTGGGCCGACCCGGCCAAACTCGACCTCGCCGTGAAATTCAACGAGAAACGCGGCCTCTACCTCGGCGTCCTCTACGGCCTCGCCAGCGGGATGATGAGCACCGTCATCCCCAAGGAAGCCCTGGCCGTCTACTACTCCCAGGGCGGCGCGGACATGAAGGACCGCATCTCCAAAACCGCCAAACTCGGGTACGACATCGGCGCCGTCAACGCCTACAAACCCGACGGCGAAATGATCGTGACCGCCGTCAAGACCCGGCTCGTCCACGCCGCCGTCCGCCACCTGCTGCCGCAGTCGCCGTACTGGACACCGGTCGCCGAGGAGGACATCCCGATCAGCCAGGCCGACATCATGGTCACCTGGCACAGCCTGCCCACCACGGTCATGCGGAAGCTGACCGACTGGAAGGTGCCGATCCCGGCCGCCGAGTCCGCGGCGTTCCTGCACTCGTGGCAGGTCGGCGCGCACATGCTCGGCGTCGAGGACGAGTACATCCCCAACTCCTGGGCCGAGGCGAACTCGCAGGCCGAACAGGTCCTCGACCCGATCCTGCGGCCCACCCCGGAGGGCATCAAGCTCGCCGACATCCTGCTGAACCTCGGCGCCCCGATCGACGCCGGCATCCTCAGCGCCCCGATCCTCGGCGCGTTCACCCGGTTCATGCTCGGCGACGAGATCGCCAACTGGCTGAAGATCCCCCGCGAACTGATCTGGGACCCGCTGCTCAAGACCGCGTGGGGACCCTTCATCGCCGTACGCGAAGGATTGTTGCCCTTCCCGTTGGCCCCGAAGGCCTACTGGCTGTTCGACGAGTTCCTGCGCAAGGCCGCACTGCTGTTCCTGTCCGAGGCCAAGCCGATCAGCATCGAGATCCCGCTCACCAACCGCCCGGCGACGTCTCATGGCTGA